Below is a genomic region from Pseudarthrobacter sulfonivorans.
CGAGATGAGCGCGTATCCAACGGTCAGTTTGTGCGTGACTTAGCCCGTTCGAGCATGTCGGCACTGAGTTTGGTCTGTTGCGCAAGCCATTCATCGAGCTCAGTACCGGCCATCGGGTCGGGCAAAAAGCCATTATTCTCGCACCACTTGGCCCATGCGGCGCTCTCAACGACTTTTTTTGATGCTTGGACGAGTTTTTGTTCCACGCCTTCGTCCAACCCGGCCGGCGCAACGGTCAAGTAATGTCCACCCAGGGGGATGTCGAGGCCAGCCTCTTCGAATGAAACGGCACCGGGCAGGACCTTGTTGTACTCGGGCGTTGCGGTGTGCGCAAGTGCCACAAGGTCTCCGGCCTCAATCAAGCCGAGCTGGGCAGAAGTTGCAGCAACGACTGCGTCGATCTCGCCGCTTATGGCGGCGAGCACGGCTTCGCCAGCCCCTCCGGTGAACGGCACCATGGTGACAGCGATGTCCGCTTGTTGCTCCAGCGCATAGGCGGTGAAAGTGTTGGATGAGGTGTTGCTGGTCGTGCCTATGGTCAACTCACCTGGCTTGTCTTTTGCGGCCGCGATGAACTCGTCAAGAGTCCGATATGGCGAGTCTTTACCGACCAACAAAGCATTCGGCACGAAAGCCAACTTGGAGATCGGCGTATAACCTTTGTCCTCGTAGGCAAGGTCCTTTAGCATCGGCTGAATGATGAGGCCACTGGGGGCGGCGAAGCCCAGGGTCATCCCGTCCGGTTCTGCGGACAGGATTGCTGAAGTGCCGATGGTTTCGTCCCCACCGGGAAGGTTCTGGTTCACGACGGTCGTGCCCAACTCCTCGGCAAGCATTCGTGAGAACTCACGGCCAGCCGGGTCTGAAGAACCGCCTGGGCTGTAGGGGATGATGTAGTTCAGCGCACCATCAGGATAGTTGGCGGCCCCTGATCCCCCGCCCTTACCTGAAATGCATCCCGTGAGTGCGATCAGGCTAACCGCGGCCACCGCGATAGCTGCTCTGCCGGTGTTCAACCGGGATCGCCGTTTCCTCGCAGGACCTTTGGGGGTAGCTTTCATCATGGAATTCCTCACCTCGTTGTGATTTGAAGAGATCGCGGTTCACCGTTTGATGCCGCCATTTGATAGTAGACTCCATTTGGAGTGCGCTATCAGTAAAGCATTGTGGCACTAGGTGCGCAAGCCCTCTACGAAATTCGGCCCCGACATGTGTTGAGGGGATGCTGGACGACGGCGGGAATGAGGACAGCGCCTCGGTCCTCGAGGACGCCGCGGCTCCGCCCTTCGGATTCCTCGGTTCTCCGCTCGATGTGGCCTTCGCCAGCAGCCGCGTGGGCAGCACCGAACTCCTCGAAGTCATCCGACTCGCCGAGCAAGGTCATCGCGAAGTGCACACGGAGACCGTATCGATGGACGAGGTCATCGCCACTTACGCCCGGCTCGCCACAGGCGACGTAATCGGTCGCGCCGAGATGGTTCCGTGGCAAGCGGGCGCAGCACTCAAGCCCAACTTCGCCGGGTGTATGTCCGCTACCTCTTCCACAGGAGGGACAGGGCCCTGCAAAACTGGACTACAACCTGGAGGCTGGCGTTTTTTGCCCAGTTTCGATATCGCATAGGGGACTGACCGCCGATCCCACGGCTTCTGCCGCCCAAGGCAGACTTAGCCCAAGTTTGAGCCGCTGCCCACGGACGGGTGTCCGATAATCCTCGCCATTTGAAGTGCTCCGAGCTCATGCAGGGGCCTCACCTTGTCTGACGCCCCAATCTCCGGCATCGTCCGGCCAAGCCTCAAGGCCGGCGACCCGGTCAAAGCCGCCAAAATCGTCGCAACCATCGAGCCGCACACCTCCGAACCGGTGTCCTTGACATGGACGGCGCCCAAGCGGCCAGCGCACCAGAACTCGAAGCAGCAAAGGGATAATCCAATGGATACTGCTGAGACCAAGCGCATTCAGCGGGGTCGGCCCTTGGAAACGACCGCGTGCCCGTGCGGCCTGAAGGCCTGCATTAGTCCGGTCACGGATCAGACCCCACTCAAATTCGGCATGGGCTGCGAACACGTGGAAGACGAGCGGGAATGCACTTACGGCAACTTTCAGGGCGAGTACGGCGTGGTTATGTCCGCCCTTTTGCAACCTCGCCCTCCGTGCAGATGGAGTACACCTCAACCTGACGTCAGGCTTCACTCAAATACCGTCAGAATAGGATCCGGAAGGCGCTTCTTCACTCCCTTTGGCCAAGAGTCTTAGATTCCGGCTGACAGATGTTCGCCCGCGGCTGGCCTTTGCTGGCAGCCCGTCCGCACAGTCCAGGAGCATCGGGTACTAAGCGTCTGCCTTGGTCAGGGTGAGGGCCCGGTTCTTTGCTCGACTCTCCTGGACTTACGGCTGTGCTGTCGGCTCCCAGCTTGCAAGTTGCCCCGCCCCACCCC
It encodes:
- a CDS encoding Bug family tripartite tricarboxylate transporter substrate binding protein: MMKATPKGPARKRRSRLNTGRAAIAVAAVSLIALTGCISGKGGGSGAANYPDGALNYIIPYSPGGSSDPAGREFSRMLAEELGTTVVNQNLPGGDETIGTSAILSAEPDGMTLGFAAPSGLIIQPMLKDLAYEDKGYTPISKLAFVPNALLVGKDSPYRTLDEFIAAAKDKPGELTIGTTSNTSSNTFTAYALEQQADIAVTMVPFTGGAGEAVLAAISGEIDAVVAATSAQLGLIEAGDLVALAHTATPEYNKVLPGAVSFEEAGLDIPLGGHYLTVAPAGLDEGVEQKLVQASKKVVESAAWAKWCENNGFLPDPMAGTELDEWLAQQTKLSADMLERAKSRTN